One window from the genome of Lathamus discolor isolate bLatDis1 chromosome 24, bLatDis1.hap1, whole genome shotgun sequence encodes:
- the LOC136004153 gene encoding methanethiol oxidase-like isoform X1 produces the protein MAKCGACGPGYATPLDAMKGPREEIVYLPCIYRNTGIEKPDYLATVDVDPKSPHYCQVIHRLPMPNLNDELHHSGWNACSSCFGDATKRRNRLVLPSLISSRIYVVDVGTDMRAPRIHKVVEPVELYQKGNVGNPHTSHCLGSGDILISCLGDPSGNGKGSFILLDGETFEMKGNWENGEKVPPLGYDFWYQPRHNVLMSTEWGAPKALADGFNPADIEKGHYGGHINVWDWSTHTYIQTIDLGKGSIPLEIRFLHNPDAAEGFVGCALSAAVHRFYKTEKGDWAAEKVIEVPSKKVQGWLLPDMPGLITDILISLDDRFLYFSNWLHGDIRQYDISNTRKPKLVGQVFLGGSITKGGPVTVVEDKELQCQPEPFVIKGKRVQGGPQMLQLSLDGKRLYVTNSLYSGWDKQFYPDLVKEGSVMLQIDVDNEKGGLQVNKNFLVDFGKEPDGPALAHEMRYPGGDCTSDIWM, from the exons ATGG CAAAATGTGGAGCATGTGGCCCAGGATACGCAACTCCTCTGGATGCCATGAAAG GTCCCCGGGAGGAGATTGTGTACCTGCCTTGTATCTACAGGAACACTGGGATAGAGAAGCCTGACTACCTGGCCACTGTGGATGTTGATCCCAAATCTCCACACTACTGTCAG GTGATCCATCGCCTGCCCATGCCCAATCTGAATGATGAGCTTCATCATTCAGGGTGGAACGCCTGTAGCAGCTGCTTTGGGGATGCCACAAAGAGAAGGAACCGTCTGGTTCTACCAAGTTTGATCTCTTCTCGAATTTACGTGGTGGATGTGGGAACAGACATGCGAGCTCCTAGAATCCATAAG GTTGTTGAGCCAGTGGAGTTATACCAGAAGGGTAATGTGGGTAATCCTCACACCTCTCACTGTCTGGGCAGTGGTGACATCTTAATCAGCTGTTTGGGAGACCCTTCTGGCAATGGAAAAG GTAGCTTTATATTGCTGGATGGAGAGACctttgaaatgaaaggaaattggGAGAATGGGGAGAAAGTGCCTCCCCTGGGTTACGACTTCTGGTACCAGCCACGACACAATGTCCTGATGAGCACTGAATGGGGAGCCCCAAAAGCCTTGGCAGATGGGTTTAACCCAGCTGATATAGAGAAAG GGCATTATGGTGGCCACATTAACGTGTGGGACTGGAGCACTCACACCTACATTCAGACAATTGACTTGGGGAAGGGCTCCATACCTTTGGAGATCCGATTCCTCCACAATCCAGATGCTGCAGAAGGGTTTGTGGGATGTGCTCTGAGTGCTGCAGTGCATCGGTTCTACAAGACAGAG AAAGGAGACTGGGCAGCAGAGAAGGTGATTGAAGTCCCCAGCAAGAAGGTGCAGGGATGGCTTCTCCCTGACATGCCTG GTCTTATTACTGACATCCTCATCTCGCTGGACGACAGGTTCCTGTATTTCAGCAACTGGCTGCACGGAGACATCCGCCAGTATGACATCTCCAACACCCGCAAGCCCAAGCTGGTGGGGCag GTGTTTCTGGGAGGCAGCATCACAAAAGGTGGGCCTGTAACTGTAGTGGAAGACAAGGAGTTGCAGTGTCAGCCAGAGCCATTTGTGATCAAA GGGAAGAGGGTGCAAGGTGGACCTCAAATGCTTCAGCTGAGTTTGGATGGGAAGAGATTATATGTCACCAACTCTCTCTACAGTGGATGGGACAAGCAGTTCTACCCAGATCTTGTCAA GGAAGGCTCTGTTATGCTGCAGATTGATGTGGATAATGAAAAAGGTGGATTGCAAGTGAATAAAAACTTCCTAGTGGATTTTGGGAAGGAACCTGATGGGCCTGCCCTGGCTCATGAGATGCGTTACCCTGGTGGAGACTGTACCTCTGATATCTGGATGTAA
- the LOC136004153 gene encoding methanethiol oxidase-like isoform X2 — translation MKGPREEIVYLPCIYRNTGIEKPDYLATVDVDPKSPHYCQVIHRLPMPNLNDELHHSGWNACSSCFGDATKRRNRLVLPSLISSRIYVVDVGTDMRAPRIHKVVEPVELYQKGNVGNPHTSHCLGSGDILISCLGDPSGNGKGSFILLDGETFEMKGNWENGEKVPPLGYDFWYQPRHNVLMSTEWGAPKALADGFNPADIEKGHYGGHINVWDWSTHTYIQTIDLGKGSIPLEIRFLHNPDAAEGFVGCALSAAVHRFYKTEKGDWAAEKVIEVPSKKVQGWLLPDMPGLITDILISLDDRFLYFSNWLHGDIRQYDISNTRKPKLVGQVFLGGSITKGGPVTVVEDKELQCQPEPFVIKGKRVQGGPQMLQLSLDGKRLYVTNSLYSGWDKQFYPDLVKEGSVMLQIDVDNEKGGLQVNKNFLVDFGKEPDGPALAHEMRYPGGDCTSDIWM, via the exons ATGAAAG GTCCCCGGGAGGAGATTGTGTACCTGCCTTGTATCTACAGGAACACTGGGATAGAGAAGCCTGACTACCTGGCCACTGTGGATGTTGATCCCAAATCTCCACACTACTGTCAG GTGATCCATCGCCTGCCCATGCCCAATCTGAATGATGAGCTTCATCATTCAGGGTGGAACGCCTGTAGCAGCTGCTTTGGGGATGCCACAAAGAGAAGGAACCGTCTGGTTCTACCAAGTTTGATCTCTTCTCGAATTTACGTGGTGGATGTGGGAACAGACATGCGAGCTCCTAGAATCCATAAG GTTGTTGAGCCAGTGGAGTTATACCAGAAGGGTAATGTGGGTAATCCTCACACCTCTCACTGTCTGGGCAGTGGTGACATCTTAATCAGCTGTTTGGGAGACCCTTCTGGCAATGGAAAAG GTAGCTTTATATTGCTGGATGGAGAGACctttgaaatgaaaggaaattggGAGAATGGGGAGAAAGTGCCTCCCCTGGGTTACGACTTCTGGTACCAGCCACGACACAATGTCCTGATGAGCACTGAATGGGGAGCCCCAAAAGCCTTGGCAGATGGGTTTAACCCAGCTGATATAGAGAAAG GGCATTATGGTGGCCACATTAACGTGTGGGACTGGAGCACTCACACCTACATTCAGACAATTGACTTGGGGAAGGGCTCCATACCTTTGGAGATCCGATTCCTCCACAATCCAGATGCTGCAGAAGGGTTTGTGGGATGTGCTCTGAGTGCTGCAGTGCATCGGTTCTACAAGACAGAG AAAGGAGACTGGGCAGCAGAGAAGGTGATTGAAGTCCCCAGCAAGAAGGTGCAGGGATGGCTTCTCCCTGACATGCCTG GTCTTATTACTGACATCCTCATCTCGCTGGACGACAGGTTCCTGTATTTCAGCAACTGGCTGCACGGAGACATCCGCCAGTATGACATCTCCAACACCCGCAAGCCCAAGCTGGTGGGGCag GTGTTTCTGGGAGGCAGCATCACAAAAGGTGGGCCTGTAACTGTAGTGGAAGACAAGGAGTTGCAGTGTCAGCCAGAGCCATTTGTGATCAAA GGGAAGAGGGTGCAAGGTGGACCTCAAATGCTTCAGCTGAGTTTGGATGGGAAGAGATTATATGTCACCAACTCTCTCTACAGTGGATGGGACAAGCAGTTCTACCCAGATCTTGTCAA GGAAGGCTCTGTTATGCTGCAGATTGATGTGGATAATGAAAAAGGTGGATTGCAAGTGAATAAAAACTTCCTAGTGGATTTTGGGAAGGAACCTGATGGGCCTGCCCTGGCTCATGAGATGCGTTACCCTGGTGGAGACTGTACCTCTGATATCTGGATGTAA
- the LOC136004153 gene encoding methanethiol oxidase-like isoform X3, whose amino-acid sequence MPNLNDELHHSGWNACSSCFGDATKRRNRLVLPSLISSRIYVVDVGTDMRAPRIHKVVEPVELYQKGNVGNPHTSHCLGSGDILISCLGDPSGNGKGSFILLDGETFEMKGNWENGEKVPPLGYDFWYQPRHNVLMSTEWGAPKALADGFNPADIEKGHYGGHINVWDWSTHTYIQTIDLGKGSIPLEIRFLHNPDAAEGFVGCALSAAVHRFYKTEKGDWAAEKVIEVPSKKVQGWLLPDMPGLITDILISLDDRFLYFSNWLHGDIRQYDISNTRKPKLVGQVFLGGSITKGGPVTVVEDKELQCQPEPFVIKGKRVQGGPQMLQLSLDGKRLYVTNSLYSGWDKQFYPDLVKEGSVMLQIDVDNEKGGLQVNKNFLVDFGKEPDGPALAHEMRYPGGDCTSDIWM is encoded by the exons ATGCCCAATCTGAATGATGAGCTTCATCATTCAGGGTGGAACGCCTGTAGCAGCTGCTTTGGGGATGCCACAAAGAGAAGGAACCGTCTGGTTCTACCAAGTTTGATCTCTTCTCGAATTTACGTGGTGGATGTGGGAACAGACATGCGAGCTCCTAGAATCCATAAG GTTGTTGAGCCAGTGGAGTTATACCAGAAGGGTAATGTGGGTAATCCTCACACCTCTCACTGTCTGGGCAGTGGTGACATCTTAATCAGCTGTTTGGGAGACCCTTCTGGCAATGGAAAAG GTAGCTTTATATTGCTGGATGGAGAGACctttgaaatgaaaggaaattggGAGAATGGGGAGAAAGTGCCTCCCCTGGGTTACGACTTCTGGTACCAGCCACGACACAATGTCCTGATGAGCACTGAATGGGGAGCCCCAAAAGCCTTGGCAGATGGGTTTAACCCAGCTGATATAGAGAAAG GGCATTATGGTGGCCACATTAACGTGTGGGACTGGAGCACTCACACCTACATTCAGACAATTGACTTGGGGAAGGGCTCCATACCTTTGGAGATCCGATTCCTCCACAATCCAGATGCTGCAGAAGGGTTTGTGGGATGTGCTCTGAGTGCTGCAGTGCATCGGTTCTACAAGACAGAG AAAGGAGACTGGGCAGCAGAGAAGGTGATTGAAGTCCCCAGCAAGAAGGTGCAGGGATGGCTTCTCCCTGACATGCCTG GTCTTATTACTGACATCCTCATCTCGCTGGACGACAGGTTCCTGTATTTCAGCAACTGGCTGCACGGAGACATCCGCCAGTATGACATCTCCAACACCCGCAAGCCCAAGCTGGTGGGGCag GTGTTTCTGGGAGGCAGCATCACAAAAGGTGGGCCTGTAACTGTAGTGGAAGACAAGGAGTTGCAGTGTCAGCCAGAGCCATTTGTGATCAAA GGGAAGAGGGTGCAAGGTGGACCTCAAATGCTTCAGCTGAGTTTGGATGGGAAGAGATTATATGTCACCAACTCTCTCTACAGTGGATGGGACAAGCAGTTCTACCCAGATCTTGTCAA GGAAGGCTCTGTTATGCTGCAGATTGATGTGGATAATGAAAAAGGTGGATTGCAAGTGAATAAAAACTTCCTAGTGGATTTTGGGAAGGAACCTGATGGGCCTGCCCTGGCTCATGAGATGCGTTACCCTGGTGGAGACTGTACCTCTGATATCTGGATGTAA